Genomic DNA from Streptomyces sp. PCS3-D2:
TCATGGTCGTCGCGGACGTGGACGGGCGGCTGCTGTGGCGGGAGGGGCACAGCTCCATCCTGCGCAAGGCCGACCGGCTCGGTTTCACGGTCGGGGCGGACTGGGACGAGGCCGTGGTCGGTACGAACGGGGTGGGGACCGCCCTGGTGACCCGGCGGCCGGTGCAGGTGTTCTCGGCGGAGCACTTCGTCTCCAGCCACCACGACTGGACCTGCGCGGGGGCGCCCGTGCGGGACCCGCGGGACGGGCGGCTGCTGGGCGTGGTCGACGTCAGCGGGCCACTGGCCACCATGCACCCGGCGACGCTGGCCTGGGTGAGCTCGGTGGCCCGGCTGGCGGAGCGGGAGCTGCGGATCCGGCACCTGGAGTCGCTGGAGCGGCTGCGGACGGTGGCGGCCCCGCTGCTGGCCGGGCTGCCGGGACGGGCGCTGGCCGTGGACCTGCACGGCTGGACGGCCGCGGTGACGGGGCTGGCCCCGGTGGACCGGATCCCGCTGCCGAAGGACTTCGCGCCGGGCCGGATGTGGGTGCCGCAGCTGGGCGACTGCGTGGCGGAGCCGCTGCCGGGCGGCTGGCTGCTGCGGATCGCGCAGGACGCCGCGGCCACTGCGGCGACCCGGGTCGTACTGGACCTCAGCCGGGCCGGTGCGTGGTCGGCGACGGTGTACGGGGCGTCCGGGAGCTGGTCGCAGGAGCTGAGCCCGCGCCATGCGGAGCTGCTGTACCTGCTGGCGGAGAGCCCACGGGGGTGCACGGCGGCGGAGCTGTCGGCGGAGCTGTTCGGAGACCCGACCCGCACCGTGACGGTCCGGGCCGAGCTGTCGCGCGTGCGCCGCAACCTCGCGGGGGTCCTGGCGCACCGGCCGTACCGGTTCGCGCAGGACGTGGAGGTGGAGCTGATCCGCCCGGAGGACCCGGCCCGGCTGCTCCCGCACTCGACGGCCCCGGCGGTGGTGCGGGCCCGCCTGGGCCGGACGCGGCCCGGCATGGTTCCCTGAGCTGCATGCGCACCCTCACACTCACCACCTGGTCGCTGGAGATGACCTCTCCGGCGGACCTCGTCCCGGCGGCTCCGGCGGGCCCGGAGATATCCGTCGTGCGGTCGGAGGTCCCCTCCCCCGAGTTCAGCCGCTTCCTCTACGCCTCGGTCGGCGGCGACATCCACTGGACCGACCGGTTGTCGCTGACCCGCGCGCAGTGGGTGGCACAGCTCGACCGGCCGGGCGTGGAGACCTGGGTGGCGTACGACCGCGGCACGCCGGCGGGGTACGTGGAGCTCGACCCGCAGGACGACGGCGTGGTGGAGATCATGTACTTCGGCCTGCTCCCCGACTTCCGCGGCCGCCGCATCGGCGGGCATCTGCTGACCGTCGGCGTGGAACGGGCCTGGGACCTCGCGTCGCGCTGGCCGGAGCGCGAGGCGACCCGCCGGGTGTGGGTCCACACCTGCAGCCAGGACGGCCCGACGGCGATGAGCAACTACCAGCGCCGCGGGTTCAAGGTCTTCCGGACGGAGACGGAACAGAAGGAAGAGACCCCGACCCCGGGCCCCTGGCCCGGCGCGTAGTCACGGCGCCTGCCGCGCGGCCCGTCCTCCCGGTTCGCGCGGCCCGTCCGCGGGAGGGGCCGCCGCGCGCGGCGGCGCGGCCAGAGACCTCACCC
This window encodes:
- a CDS encoding GNAT family N-acetyltransferase; its protein translation is MRTLTLTTWSLEMTSPADLVPAAPAGPEISVVRSEVPSPEFSRFLYASVGGDIHWTDRLSLTRAQWVAQLDRPGVETWVAYDRGTPAGYVELDPQDDGVVEIMYFGLLPDFRGRRIGGHLLTVGVERAWDLASRWPEREATRRVWVHTCSQDGPTAMSNYQRRGFKVFRTETEQKEETPTPGPWPGA
- a CDS encoding GAF domain-containing protein; the protein is MTVDVARISAMHPREATRLLKGVRAAALAGDRPPAVPRPEIAESWRRMLAGGVHPDRDARSRMLSDCETEERRTVSPLREVLPVLREGLLPALDGALHIMVVADVDGRLLWREGHSSILRKADRLGFTVGADWDEAVVGTNGVGTALVTRRPVQVFSAEHFVSSHHDWTCAGAPVRDPRDGRLLGVVDVSGPLATMHPATLAWVSSVARLAERELRIRHLESLERLRTVAAPLLAGLPGRALAVDLHGWTAAVTGLAPVDRIPLPKDFAPGRMWVPQLGDCVAEPLPGGWLLRIAQDAAATAATRVVLDLSRAGAWSATVYGASGSWSQELSPRHAELLYLLAESPRGCTAAELSAELFGDPTRTVTVRAELSRVRRNLAGVLAHRPYRFAQDVEVELIRPEDPARLLPHSTAPAVVRARLGRTRPGMVP